One window from the genome of Spirosoma rhododendri encodes:
- a CDS encoding glycosyltransferase, whose product MPSLTIVNRHYPPNPGITGESAWDLARYLIDRHGIDVVVVHIERTYDGGGAIRQPVGETHGVKTVYAGKNGLLKLIAGLLDGFLLIRRALKVRRGPLLIMTSPPMLPFWASLLLRRTPYWLWSMDLFPEGFAAEGKVSPTNALYKWVIRQTYRNAPHHLIALGPRQAEHVRHEYGKPIPTTILPCGVLMHQERDRVCPPWRDPTDGLIYLGYAGNVGQAHSADFLESVIRHLDPTRFRLVLALYGTKAESVLKATEGKAGIIRLPNIPRSQLHYLDIQLVSLLPEWTHIAVPSKAMSAVGSGSPVLFCGSPDSDSYVLLQQAAYLIDARQPIDPAVAQFLATLNPSQIISGKQAAEQVAAGLQRQVETAYAELADSIRAADR is encoded by the coding sequence ATGCCCTCCCTCACCATCGTTAATCGCCACTATCCGCCGAATCCGGGCATCACCGGGGAGTCGGCCTGGGATTTGGCGCGGTACCTGATCGACCGGCACGGCATCGATGTTGTGGTGGTACATATCGAACGCACCTACGACGGCGGTGGGGCTATCCGGCAGCCGGTGGGTGAAACGCACGGCGTCAAAACGGTCTACGCGGGGAAGAATGGGCTGCTCAAACTCATCGCAGGCTTACTAGATGGTTTTCTGCTCATTCGCCGGGCACTGAAGGTTCGGCGGGGGCCGCTGTTGATTATGACGAGTCCGCCGATGCTGCCATTCTGGGCGTCGCTGCTGCTTCGACGTACACCCTACTGGCTCTGGTCGATGGATTTGTTTCCCGAAGGCTTCGCGGCCGAAGGCAAGGTCAGCCCGACGAATGCGCTCTACAAGTGGGTAATCCGGCAGACGTACCGCAACGCCCCGCACCACCTAATCGCGCTTGGTCCCCGGCAGGCCGAACACGTCCGGCACGAATACGGCAAACCCATCCCGACTACGATTCTGCCCTGCGGGGTGCTGATGCATCAGGAGCGCGACCGCGTCTGCCCGCCCTGGCGCGACCCAACCGACGGCCTGATCTACCTCGGCTACGCGGGTAACGTCGGGCAGGCGCACTCGGCGGACTTTCTGGAAAGCGTCATCCGCCACCTCGACCCAACTCGTTTCCGGCTGGTGCTTGCCCTGTACGGCACCAAAGCCGAATCGGTATTGAAAGCCACTGAAGGAAAGGCGGGCATCATCCGGTTGCCTAATATTCCCCGTAGCCAATTGCATTACCTCGATATTCAGCTTGTGAGTCTGCTCCCCGAATGGACACACATTGCGGTGCCCTCAAAGGCCATGAGCGCGGTTGGCTCAGGCTCACCCGTACTGTTCTGCGGTAGCCCCGATAGCGACAGCTACGTGCTGCTGCAACAGGCCGCCTATCTGATCGACGCCCGGCAACCCATCGACCCGGCGGTGGCTCAATTTCTGGCAACGCTCAACCCCAGCCAAATCATTAGCGGAAAGCAGGCAGCGGAGCAGGTAGCAGCGGGGCTGCAACGGCAGGTAGAGACGGCCTACGCGGAGCTGGCAGACTCGATACGCGCGGCAGATCGGTAG
- the pfkA gene encoding 6-phosphofructokinase, which translates to MKRIAVFTSGGDAPGMNACIRAVVRGAVYHGLEVFGIRRGYSGMINGDIFQMTSHSVSNIVQRGGTILKSARSKEFMTPEGRAKAAEQLQKFGIEGLVAIGGNGTFTGATLFYDEYGIPTVGAPGTIDNDLYGTDHTIGFDTAVNTALEAIDKIRDTADSHDRIFFIEVMGRDSGYIAIQSGIAGGAEMVMVPEVLTPISEVVETLKAGWSRQKSSSIVVIAEGEEAGIATEIAEKIRAQVEPKVDMRVTTLGHIQRGGIPTAYDRILASRLGLGALEGLMNGEKNVMAGVVNNELVYTPFRDTIRLPKPISEDLLRMVKILSV; encoded by the coding sequence ATGAAACGAATAGCTGTGTTTACCTCGGGTGGCGACGCACCGGGTATGAACGCCTGCATCCGGGCCGTTGTCCGGGGAGCGGTCTATCACGGACTCGAAGTATTCGGGATTCGCCGGGGGTACAGCGGAATGATAAATGGGGACATATTTCAGATGACGTCACACTCGGTGAGCAATATTGTTCAACGTGGCGGAACCATCCTGAAATCGGCCCGGAGCAAAGAATTCATGACGCCGGAAGGCCGGGCCAAAGCCGCCGAACAACTCCAGAAGTTCGGCATCGAAGGACTGGTGGCTATCGGCGGTAACGGTACCTTTACTGGTGCTACGCTATTTTACGACGAATACGGCATCCCAACCGTCGGCGCACCCGGCACCATCGATAACGACCTCTACGGCACCGATCATACCATCGGTTTCGACACGGCCGTTAACACTGCGCTGGAAGCTATCGACAAAATCCGCGACACCGCCGACTCGCACGACCGCATTTTCTTTATCGAAGTGATGGGCCGCGACTCTGGCTACATCGCCATTCAGTCGGGTATTGCGGGCGGTGCCGAAATGGTGATGGTTCCTGAAGTGCTGACGCCGATTTCGGAAGTTGTCGAGACGCTGAAAGCAGGCTGGAGCCGTCAGAAATCATCGTCGATCGTCGTCATCGCTGAAGGCGAAGAAGCCGGTATCGCCACCGAAATTGCGGAAAAAATACGGGCGCAGGTAGAGCCGAAAGTCGATATGCGCGTCACGACGCTGGGCCACATTCAGCGGGGTGGTATCCCCACGGCTTACGACCGGATTCTGGCCAGCCGACTCGGCCTGGGTGCCCTTGAAGGCCTGATGAACGGCGAGAAGAACGTGATGGCGGGTGTCGTCAACAACGAACTCGTCTACACCCCGTTCCGCGATACGATCCGCCTGCCCAAACCCATCAGCGAAGACCTCCTTCGGATGGTGAAGATACTGAGCGTTTAA
- a CDS encoding YdcF family protein, with translation MFFFFSKTLNYLLTPAGWLLAALLWAFFTRNPHRRRWGVGLAIALFWLSGNSLLTNELARWWEYPPSTLPRPDSSRSVAVVLTGGTTNSHIDTGDEHPSLGPESDRLAQALYLYKRGVVRKILISGGSGSLPLGPEPVTDEGHQGGRFLILAGVRPGDIWLENNSRNTRQNALFSGRVLRRQFHTNRCVLVTSAPHMRRSVKCFQKAGVDVLPYPGGFRQAPRSFAIGEWLLPNETAFLDAYHLIREIVGYVVYWVAGYI, from the coding sequence ATGTTTTTCTTCTTTTCTAAAACGCTCAATTACCTGCTCACCCCCGCTGGCTGGCTGCTGGCCGCGCTGCTCTGGGCGTTCTTTACCCGTAACCCACACCGCCGTCGCTGGGGTGTCGGACTGGCTATCGCGCTGTTCTGGTTATCAGGCAATTCGCTGCTGACGAACGAACTGGCGCGGTGGTGGGAATACCCGCCTTCGACCTTGCCCCGCCCCGACAGTTCCCGCTCTGTAGCCGTGGTGCTGACCGGCGGCACAACCAACAGCCACATTGATACGGGCGATGAGCATCCGTCGCTGGGGCCGGAGTCCGACCGGCTGGCGCAGGCGCTGTATCTCTACAAGCGGGGTGTTGTTCGGAAAATTCTGATCAGTGGGGGCAGCGGTAGCTTACCACTCGGGCCGGAGCCCGTCACCGATGAAGGACATCAGGGAGGGCGTTTTCTGATCCTGGCCGGGGTGCGACCGGGCGATATATGGCTGGAAAATAACTCGCGAAATACGCGGCAGAACGCCCTATTTTCTGGCCGGGTGCTGCGCCGACAGTTTCACACGAATCGCTGCGTGCTGGTTACGTCGGCCCCGCATATGCGTCGGTCGGTGAAATGCTTTCAGAAAGCAGGGGTCGATGTATTGCCCTATCCCGGCGGCTTTCGGCAGGCACCCCGCTCGTTTGCTATCGGGGAATGGCTCCTCCCCAACGAAACCGCCTTCCTCGACGCCTACCACCTGATCCGCGAGATCGTCGGCTACGTGGTGTACTGGGTAGCGGGGTATATTTGA
- a CDS encoding TlpA family protein disulfide reductase, which yields MHHLFLAVLVAFASATGLLAQSAPATGGAAYTINGQIRGVSDTTCVLAHYYGTTQYIPKDTARTDREGHMVFTGAKPLPEGLYLLVTPKNGYVEFLIDSDQNFSFATDTGSVVKNMKITGSKENELFYGYQQSLNKLYDEAKVIGQQKKPGDAAANAEVDKKMTALQKQAQTDRDQFFTANKNSFAVKIIKAASEPEVPTAPKASNGRPDSVWVFNYFKKHFWDDYDFSDERFVRTNILQRKLDRYIKELTVQNPDSLVKEADYVVGKAQAGKNKDVLQYVIYYITSQYERPKVVGTDGLFVHMFEKYYKTGVMPVSDSSTLKSIGERVATLKPLLVGKVLPAPVVSDTLSRPINFQNIKADYTVVYFYDPHCGHCRESAPGLKKFTDANKGKGVEVVAIAIDQTPAEWKKFIREFKLGNAINGYDYKHQTDFRTRFDVWTTPTVYVLDKQKKIIARKLPPEQLEDFVQFHKKQQAATAKASAKK from the coding sequence ATGCATCATTTATTTTTAGCTGTGCTGGTTGCGTTCGCTTCGGCCACCGGGCTGTTGGCCCAGTCGGCACCGGCAACCGGCGGAGCAGCCTACACTATCAACGGGCAGATTCGCGGAGTCTCCGATACGACCTGTGTGCTGGCCCACTACTACGGCACCACGCAGTACATCCCCAAAGATACGGCCCGCACCGACCGCGAGGGCCACATGGTATTTACTGGCGCCAAACCCCTGCCTGAAGGCTTGTATCTGCTCGTAACGCCCAAAAACGGCTACGTCGAATTCCTGATCGACAGCGACCAGAATTTTTCGTTTGCCACCGACACGGGGAGCGTCGTGAAGAACATGAAAATCACGGGCTCGAAAGAGAACGAACTGTTCTATGGCTACCAGCAGAGCCTGAACAAACTGTATGACGAAGCGAAAGTAATCGGGCAGCAGAAAAAGCCGGGCGATGCAGCCGCCAACGCCGAGGTCGATAAGAAAATGACGGCCCTGCAAAAGCAGGCACAAACCGACCGCGATCAGTTCTTTACGGCTAACAAAAATTCGTTTGCGGTGAAAATCATCAAAGCCGCCAGCGAACCCGAAGTGCCCACCGCGCCCAAAGCGTCAAACGGTCGCCCCGACTCGGTATGGGTATTCAACTACTTCAAAAAACACTTCTGGGACGACTACGACTTCTCGGACGAGCGGTTCGTCCGCACCAACATTCTACAACGTAAGCTTGATCGGTACATTAAGGAGCTGACCGTGCAGAACCCGGATTCGCTCGTCAAAGAAGCCGATTATGTCGTTGGTAAGGCGCAGGCCGGGAAGAACAAAGATGTGCTCCAGTACGTCATTTACTACATCACGAGTCAGTACGAACGGCCCAAAGTGGTCGGCACCGACGGACTGTTCGTGCATATGTTCGAGAAGTACTACAAGACCGGCGTTATGCCCGTTTCGGATAGCTCGACGTTGAAAAGCATTGGCGAACGGGTAGCCACGTTGAAACCGTTACTGGTTGGAAAAGTCCTGCCTGCTCCCGTCGTGAGCGACACGCTGAGCAGGCCCATCAACTTTCAGAACATCAAAGCCGACTATACGGTCGTGTACTTCTACGACCCGCACTGTGGTCACTGCCGCGAGAGCGCACCCGGCCTGAAGAAATTCACCGATGCCAACAAAGGTAAGGGTGTGGAAGTCGTCGCGATTGCGATTGACCAGACACCGGCCGAATGGAAGAAGTTTATCCGTGAGTTTAAGCTGGGCAACGCCATCAACGGCTACGATTACAAGCACCAAACCGACTTCCGTACCCGCTTCGATGTATGGACGACACCAACTGTCTACGTGCTCGACAAGCAGAAGAAGATCATCGCCCGCAAGCTACCGCCCGAGCAACTGGAAGACTTCGTGCAGTTCCACAAAAAGCAGCAGGCAGCCACCGCCAAAGCATCGGCTAAAAAATAG
- a CDS encoding DUF58 domain-containing protein encodes MKQSLNLGQVREFGNVEFLARQMVEGFITGLHKSPFHGFSVEFAEHRLYNTGETTRHIDWKVFGKTEKLFVKRYEEETNLRCHLLIDTSSSMYYPEANYGKMTFSVMAAACLAYMLQRQKDAVSLTTFADTIDVQTPVKSTPSHVHKLFTQLDLLMKQPKPLRRTSAADVIHQVAEKINKRSLVIIFSDMFENVSKSDALFSALQHLRHNLHEVLLFHVTDKKTEEDFAFDERPYEFIDLETGEKVKLQPGQVRASYQQAVKQQFQDLRMRCGQYKIDFIEADIAQGFEQILTAYLVKRTKMK; translated from the coding sequence ATGAAACAATCCCTTAATCTTGGGCAGGTGCGCGAATTCGGCAACGTCGAATTTCTGGCCCGGCAGATGGTCGAAGGCTTTATCACGGGCCTGCATAAGTCGCCGTTTCACGGGTTTTCGGTTGAATTTGCCGAACACCGGCTGTATAATACCGGTGAAACGACCCGGCACATCGACTGGAAAGTGTTCGGCAAGACGGAGAAGCTGTTCGTCAAGCGGTACGAGGAAGAAACCAACCTCCGCTGCCACCTCCTGATCGACACGTCGTCGTCGATGTATTATCCCGAAGCCAACTACGGCAAGATGACGTTCAGCGTGATGGCCGCTGCCTGCCTGGCGTATATGCTGCAACGTCAGAAAGATGCCGTCAGCCTGACGACCTTCGCCGACACCATCGACGTACAGACGCCGGTCAAATCGACACCCTCGCACGTTCACAAGCTGTTCACGCAGCTCGACCTGCTCATGAAGCAGCCGAAGCCCCTACGACGTACTTCAGCGGCCGACGTGATTCATCAGGTGGCGGAGAAAATCAACAAGCGGTCGCTGGTGATTATTTTCAGCGATATGTTCGAGAACGTGTCGAAGAGTGATGCGCTGTTCTCGGCCCTGCAACACCTGCGACACAATCTGCACGAGGTGTTGCTGTTTCACGTCACGGATAAGAAAACAGAAGAGGACTTTGCGTTCGATGAGCGGCCTTACGAGTTCATCGATTTGGAAACAGGTGAGAAGGTAAAGCTACAGCCGGGGCAGGTGCGGGCGTCGTATCAGCAGGCGGTGAAGCAGCAGTTTCAGGACCTGCGGATGCGCTGCGGGCAATACAAAATCGACTTCATTGAAGCCGACATCGCGCAGGGATTTGAGCAAATCCTGACGGCGTATCTGGTGAAGCGGACGAAAATGAAGTAA
- a CDS encoding septal ring lytic transglycosylase RlpA family protein: MNLLVSLLLFVGGFKSAVKPAGPAQKGKATYYASKFAGRMTAFGERVNLKAFTAAHRTLPLNTLIEVTNLKTMRSVIVRVNDRGPFTKGHIVDLSHAAAEAIGLMGKGVTSVTLRVLDKSRVNDLVSVLITPDMNQSLMQPAL; the protein is encoded by the coding sequence ATGAATTTACTCGTGTCGTTGCTGCTTTTTGTAGGCGGCTTTAAGTCGGCAGTAAAACCGGCTGGGCCTGCCCAAAAGGGAAAAGCAACCTATTACGCATCGAAATTTGCCGGTCGCATGACGGCCTTCGGTGAGCGTGTCAACCTCAAAGCCTTCACGGCCGCTCACCGCACCCTCCCCCTCAATACGCTGATTGAAGTAACCAATCTGAAAACGATGAGATCGGTTATCGTGCGGGTGAATGACCGGGGGCCATTCACCAAAGGGCACATCGTCGATCTGTCGCACGCGGCCGCCGAAGCTATTGGTCTGATGGGTAAAGGTGTTACCAGCGTCACCCTGCGCGTACTCGACAAAAGCCGCGTTAACGACTTGGTATCGGTGCTGATTACGCCCGATATGAATCAGTCGCTAATGCAGCCTGCGCTGTAA
- a CDS encoding DUF3276 family protein: MEDRDREKIYSKRVRAGKRTYFFDVKATRSNDYYLTITESRRQGQGESYTYEKQKLFLYKEDFDKFLEALQETLCHVKQDLMPDVDFSQFAQHDREQSDDFSTELKWE, from the coding sequence GTGGAGGATCGGGATCGGGAGAAAATCTACTCAAAACGTGTACGGGCGGGTAAACGGACGTACTTCTTCGACGTCAAAGCGACGCGCTCGAACGATTATTACCTGACCATCACCGAAAGTCGGCGGCAGGGGCAGGGCGAAAGCTACACCTACGAAAAGCAGAAGTTGTTTTTGTACAAAGAAGACTTCGATAAGTTTCTGGAAGCCCTCCAGGAAACGCTCTGCCACGTCAAGCAGGATTTGATGCCCGACGTCGACTTTTCGCAGTTCGCCCAGCACGATCGCGAGCAATCCGACGACTTCAGTACGGAGTTGAAATGGGAGTAG
- the ychF gene encoding redox-regulated ATPase YchF yields MGLQCGIVGLPNVGKSTLFNAISSGKAEAANYPFCTIEPNVGVVTVPDERLDTLEGLVKPQKVVPTIIEFVDIAGLVKGASQGAGLGNKFLANIREVDAIVHVIRCFEDDNIVHVEGKVNPVSDKEIIDAELQLKDLESVDKKIQRIAKAAQVGDAKAKAELEVLKRYKTALEAGKSARTVQATPDEQEAISDIALLTVKPVIYVANVDEGSLPNGNAYSDTLREAVKDEGAEVIIISAGIESQISEMEDPEERELFLGEYGLTESGLSKLIKASYKLLGLITYFTAGVKEVRAWTIHRGWKAPQAAGVIHSDFEKKFIRAQVMKLPDFEQFKTEAGVREAGKLSVEGKEYIVQDGDIMEFLHSA; encoded by the coding sequence ATGGGTCTACAATGTGGAATCGTTGGTTTGCCGAACGTAGGTAAGTCGACGCTGTTTAATGCAATTTCGAGCGGGAAGGCCGAAGCCGCCAACTATCCGTTCTGTACGATAGAACCAAACGTGGGCGTCGTAACCGTCCCCGACGAGCGGCTCGATACGCTGGAAGGGCTGGTAAAACCCCAGAAAGTGGTGCCGACGATTATCGAGTTTGTCGACATTGCCGGACTGGTGAAAGGCGCGAGTCAGGGAGCCGGGCTGGGCAACAAGTTTCTGGCCAACATCCGCGAAGTCGACGCGATTGTACATGTCATTCGCTGCTTTGAAGACGACAACATCGTACACGTCGAAGGGAAAGTTAACCCGGTGTCGGATAAGGAAATCATCGACGCGGAGTTGCAATTGAAAGACCTTGAGTCGGTCGATAAGAAGATTCAGCGGATTGCGAAGGCAGCTCAGGTGGGCGACGCTAAAGCAAAAGCCGAACTGGAGGTTCTGAAACGGTACAAAACAGCCCTCGAAGCCGGGAAAAGTGCCCGCACGGTTCAGGCAACCCCCGACGAGCAGGAAGCCATCAGCGACATTGCCCTGCTGACGGTGAAGCCGGTTATCTACGTCGCCAACGTCGATGAAGGATCACTACCCAACGGTAACGCCTACTCGGATACGCTGCGGGAAGCGGTGAAAGATGAAGGCGCCGAAGTCATTATCATCAGCGCGGGTATCGAGTCGCAGATTTCGGAGATGGAAGACCCCGAAGAGCGCGAACTGTTCCTTGGTGAATACGGCCTGACCGAATCGGGACTAAGCAAACTGATTAAAGCGTCGTACAAACTGCTGGGCCTGATTACGTACTTCACGGCCGGTGTCAAGGAGGTCCGCGCCTGGACGATTCACCGGGGCTGGAAAGCACCGCAGGCCGCTGGCGTTATTCACTCTGATTTCGAGAAGAAGTTTATCCGCGCACAGGTGATGAAACTGCCCGACTTCGAGCAGTTCAAGACCGAAGCGGGTGTTCGCGAAGCGGGTAAACTGTCAGTCGAAGGCAAAGAATACATCGTGCAGGACGGCGACATTATGGAATTCCTGCACAGCGCGTAA
- a CDS encoding ABC transporter permease/M1 family aminopeptidase has product MNWLSIFRFEFRYRRNRPATYLYFAILLGISFAAVTTDMIDGMAGGAIKENGTRTIATLSLFLYLMMGVLMTSAIMGVAVVRDFEHRTDSLFFTKPIKRWEYLTGRYLGALTILLLTLTAIPLGLMIGEWMPWRDADRLLPFRAATYWQPYLVLIVPNALIVGSIFFAVGALSRKMLVVFTQGMAFLMLYLLSGTLMAQIDRRETAALLDIFGMRAMSFTTQYWSIAQQNNQLITLTDTFLYNRLIWLGVALLVMAATYYFFSYEHSAGPSGKRRTDKTPVLSAAALRRPLPRVSRQFGTLAWLSSLRSQTVFYARVVLRDLPFLALSIGGLCMFLFRAFDDAGGWYGSRTLPTTYVMLSKMSIFTGLFLMILMVLYVGDLVWKERDVRISQISDALPVPNWVSLLSKYLGLGLAFALMLTIAIGLGALMQTIKGGASLIEWSVYVTDLYAGTLTGLLIFMLLGFFVHVLVNNKFAGHAIVVLFFISLGLLSYLGIEHRLLLFDSASMGTYSDMNGFGHYVSPFSWTTLYWAAFASLLFAGAVVLSVRGSEELFKLRLRIGRHQLTRPILTVAMALLIVFVSSGSYIYYNTNVLHDYQNSKKNEAELARYETTLKKFASLPQPRITDIDVDVELYPDVRDFSAKGHYWLKNKTTQPIRQIHLQTYPADEMQVKQLSLSRPGRFDDRYVHDFDYRIYQLDQPLQPGDSLQLAFDLLYHTNGFKNGRENVDIVQNGTFFTNQYFPGIGYDEHYELGSDDKRKDNGLKPKERMRAQNDPIGLRQSVMGDDADDVRFAMTIGTTPDQVAIAPGYLQKEWTGKGTDGKPRRFFSYRMDAPMANFYSVVSARYAVKKETYKGVNLEIYYHPGHTRNLDRMMKAMQSSLDYYQQNYGPYQHRQLRIMEFPRYRGYAQSFANTIPFGEDMGFVANIDDAKDIDMPFFVTAHETAHQWWGHQVTEADVKGGAMLSESLAEYSALMVMKHHYPKERMQEFLSYELDYYLSGRRGESKKEQPLSQTEHQSYIHYNKGAHVLYALQDQIGEDKLNQALRTYRDKWNVSQVAKTGVYPTAADLTAELRAVTPDSLRGLIDDWIDAITLYELKTDKVTVKPVGKQFDVTMTISAEKVRADSLGNETPRPLNEWMWVGVYAPKAKGSHTEKLLYYQRQHITKPKQTITVRVDQKPDRAGIDPLNLLIDRHPRDNVKTIE; this is encoded by the coding sequence ATGAATTGGTTATCGATTTTTCGTTTCGAGTTTCGCTACCGGCGGAACCGACCGGCTACCTATTTGTATTTCGCAATCCTGCTGGGCATCAGCTTTGCCGCCGTCACCACCGACATGATAGATGGTATGGCAGGTGGAGCCATCAAGGAAAACGGCACGCGCACCATAGCAACGCTCAGTCTTTTTTTATACCTGATGATGGGCGTCCTGATGACGTCGGCCATCATGGGCGTGGCGGTCGTTCGTGATTTTGAACACCGTACCGATTCGCTGTTTTTTACCAAACCCATCAAGCGGTGGGAGTATCTGACCGGCCGCTACCTGGGTGCCCTGACGATTTTACTGCTGACGCTGACGGCCATTCCGCTTGGGCTGATGATTGGCGAATGGATGCCCTGGCGCGACGCCGACCGGCTGCTGCCATTCAGAGCTGCAACCTACTGGCAACCGTATCTGGTACTGATCGTACCGAACGCCCTGATCGTTGGCAGTATCTTCTTTGCCGTGGGCGCGCTGAGCCGTAAAATGCTGGTCGTGTTCACGCAGGGGATGGCGTTTCTGATGCTGTACCTGCTGTCGGGCACGCTGATGGCGCAGATTGACCGGCGCGAAACGGCGGCTCTGCTCGATATTTTCGGCATGCGGGCAATGTCCTTCACGACACAATACTGGTCGATTGCGCAGCAGAATAATCAGCTCATCACGCTGACCGATACGTTTCTGTACAACCGGCTGATCTGGCTGGGCGTCGCGCTACTGGTGATGGCCGCTACGTATTATTTCTTCTCCTACGAACATTCGGCGGGGCCATCGGGCAAACGACGTACTGACAAAACGCCGGTGCTGAGTGCGGCTGCGCTGCGTCGGCCGCTACCGCGCGTCAGTCGACAGTTTGGTACGCTGGCTTGGCTGTCGAGCCTGCGTTCGCAAACGGTGTTTTACGCCAGAGTCGTGCTGCGTGACCTGCCGTTTCTGGCGCTAAGCATCGGCGGGCTGTGTATGTTTCTGTTCCGGGCGTTCGATGATGCGGGCGGCTGGTACGGCTCCCGCACCCTGCCCACGACCTACGTCATGCTGAGCAAGATGAGCATCTTCACCGGCCTGTTTCTGATGATCCTGATGGTGCTGTACGTGGGCGATCTGGTCTGGAAAGAGCGCGACGTGCGGATCAGTCAGATCAGCGACGCGCTGCCCGTACCGAACTGGGTGTCGCTGCTGAGCAAGTACCTCGGCCTGGGGCTGGCATTCGCCCTGATGCTGACCATCGCGATTGGGCTGGGGGCGCTGATGCAAACGATCAAAGGGGGCGCGTCGCTGATTGAATGGTCGGTTTACGTCACCGATCTCTACGCCGGAACGCTAACGGGCCTCCTGATTTTTATGCTGCTGGGTTTCTTCGTACACGTGCTGGTCAACAACAAATTCGCGGGCCACGCCATTGTCGTACTGTTCTTTATCTCGCTGGGACTGCTGTCGTACCTGGGCATCGAACACCGGCTGCTGCTGTTCGACAGCGCCAGCATGGGCACCTACTCCGACATGAACGGGTTCGGGCATTACGTTTCGCCGTTCTCCTGGACGACGCTCTACTGGGCGGCTTTCGCGTCGCTGTTGTTTGCCGGGGCGGTGGTGCTGTCGGTGCGGGGGTCGGAAGAACTGTTTAAGCTGCGACTGCGCATCGGGCGGCATCAGCTAACCCGCCCCATCCTGACGGTAGCAATGGCGTTGCTGATCGTGTTTGTATCGAGCGGTTCGTACATCTACTACAATACCAACGTGCTGCACGATTACCAAAACAGCAAGAAAAACGAAGCCGAACTGGCCCGTTACGAAACGACGCTGAAGAAGTTTGCCAGCCTGCCGCAGCCGCGCATTACCGACATCGATGTCGACGTAGAGCTGTACCCCGACGTGCGCGACTTCTCGGCAAAGGGGCACTACTGGCTGAAAAACAAGACTACGCAGCCTATCCGGCAGATTCACCTGCAAACCTACCCCGCCGACGAAATGCAGGTAAAGCAACTGAGTCTGTCGCGCCCCGGTCGCTTCGACGACCGCTACGTACACGACTTCGATTACCGCATCTACCAGCTCGACCAACCGCTGCAACCCGGCGACAGCCTGCAACTTGCCTTCGACCTGCTGTACCATACCAACGGGTTCAAGAACGGGCGCGAAAATGTCGACATCGTGCAGAACGGCACGTTTTTCACGAACCAGTATTTTCCGGGTATCGGCTATGATGAGCACTACGAACTGGGTTCCGACGATAAGCGCAAAGACAACGGCCTGAAGCCGAAAGAGCGGATGCGTGCGCAAAACGACCCCATCGGACTGCGGCAAAGCGTGATGGGCGACGATGCCGACGATGTGCGTTTCGCCATGACCATCGGTACCACACCTGATCAGGTGGCTATCGCACCGGGCTATCTGCAAAAAGAGTGGACGGGCAAAGGTACCGACGGTAAGCCACGCCGGTTTTTCAGCTACCGAATGGACGCGCCAATGGCCAATTTCTACTCCGTTGTGTCGGCGCGGTATGCGGTGAAGAAAGAGACGTACAAGGGCGTGAATCTGGAAATCTATTACCACCCCGGCCACACCCGCAACCTCGACCGGATGATGAAGGCGATGCAGTCGTCGCTCGATTACTACCAGCAGAACTACGGCCCGTATCAGCACCGGCAGCTACGCATCATGGAGTTTCCGCGCTACCGGGGCTACGCCCAGTCGTTTGCCAACACGATTCCGTTTGGCGAAGACATGGGTTTCGTGGCCAACATCGACGACGCGAAAGACATCGACATGCCGTTTTTTGTGACGGCCCACGAAACGGCGCACCAATGGTGGGGGCATCAGGTGACCGAAGCCGACGTGAAGGGCGGGGCGATGCTGTCGGAGTCGTTGGCTGAATACAGCGCGCTGATGGTTATGAAGCATCACTACCCGAAAGAGCGCATGCAGGAGTTCCTAAGCTACGAACTGGATTACTACCTCAGCGGTCGGCGTGGTGAAAGTAAAAAGGAGCAGCCGCTGAGTCAGACCGAACATCAGTCGTACATCCACTACAACAAAGGCGCTCACGTGCTCTACGCCTTGCAGGATCAGATCGGTGAAGACAAGCTGAATCAGGCCCTGCGCACCTACCGCGATAAATGGAACGTGTCGCAGGTGGCTAAAACGGGTGTTTACCCCACAGCCGCCGACCTGACCGCTGAACTTCGCGCCGTCACGCCCGACAGTCTGCGTGGCCTGATCGACGACTGGATCGACGCGATCACGCTCTACGAACTCAAAACTGATAAGGTCACGGTAAAACCCGTCGGCAAGCAGTTCGACGTAACGATGACGATCTCGGCCGAGAAAGTCCGGGCTGATAGCCTGGGTAACGAAACGCCCCGCCCGCTCAACGAGTGGATGTGGGTTGGGGTGTACGCGCCGAAAGCGAAGGGAAGTCACACCGAAAAGCTGCTCTACTACCAGCGGCAACACATCACGAAGCCGAAGCAGACGATCACCGTCCGCGTCGATCAGAAGCCCGACCGCGCCGGTATCGACCCGCTGAACCTGCTCATCGACCGTCACCCCCGTGACAACGTCAAGACAATTGAGTAA